TATGCCGATACCATTAGTTACCGCTAACATATTATCAAAGCGGGCGTAGAAGACTAAGCCACCCCTTAAAGAGAAGAGACGTTGAAGATCTGCGTAGAGCTCAGACTGCAATATCTGTAGGTCTGGCTCGCGTTTAGGCCCTAAGCATAACGTCCAAGGGCCATAGTTATCAATCTGAATCAACGTCACCTGAATCTTGCCCTTGGGCATTCAGTCATGCCTCAGTTAGGCTATGATTATTGGGTACTGTTTGTTGTTTGAGCTTGCCTCCTTGCTAAACTTTCTAGCTCTCTTGACCATTTTTACCGCTGCCTCGACAGCTCTCCTAGCATACTCGTCGATTCTCTCTTGTCCTTGAAGTCTCGTCATGCCTGGGCCTGAAATGCCAAGGGTCACAGGCTTATCATATTCTACGGCTAAATCAACAATCTTACGCGCGGTATGATGGGCGACTACCTCATCGTGTTGAGTCTCTCCTTCAAGTATCGCTCCAAGGGTAACGACGGCGTCAACGTCTTCTCGCTCAAGCAAAGCTTTTATCGCAATGGGCATGTCGAAAGCCCCAGGCACTTTATAGATGTAGACAACTTTCGCTTCCAGGAATTCAGCGTGCTCTAAAGCCCTTTGGAGCATTAGGTAGGTAATATCATAATTAAACTCCGAGACCAGTATCCCTAGCCTTATTTCCTCCTTCGTCAAGACCCCTCACCTCCTTCGCCTTATTGGACCCACGTCTGGAAGCCCCTGCCTCTTACCCATACCAGCATCCCTGACGAGCTCCTCAGGCTTAAGCATTAACTTGATCACGTTTTGGGCATGTTTCCGAGCTCTATCTTCAGCTATGTCGTACAGTTCCTTCTCATCAGCCGCCTCATCCTCGTGTACAAAAACTTCGATCACGTGCT
This sequence is a window from Candidatus Nezhaarchaeota archaeon. Protein-coding genes within it:
- the ribH gene encoding 6,7-dimethyl-8-ribityllumazine synthase translates to MTKEEIRLGILVSEFNYDITYLMLQRALEHAEFLEAKVVYIYKVPGAFDMPIAIKALLEREDVDAVVTLGAILEGETQHDEVVAHHTARKIVDLAVEYDKPVTLGISGPGMTRLQGQERIDEYARRAVEAAVKMVKRARKFSKEASSNNKQYPIIIA